The DNA sequence CAATGCTGACACCAAGTCCAACAGCCAGAGCCTTCCAAACTGCATATTTTCCAAGCCAGACCATGAAAAAAGTGATGTAAATCACTCCAGCAACGTATATACCGATCAGTTGTACGCCCAAAACAAATAAAGCTGCAGGAATCAAAACGGCCATCACTTGGCGAAAGGGCTCTTTCTCAACAAACGATTCCTCAGACAGTTCCTTTGCACGAATCGACTGGATGAGGGTTACGGAGCTACAAACCAAAATAATCAAGCTCAGGTAGAAAGGAAAGTATCCCGATTCTGGGCCATCGCTACCCCACTTCGCCCCAAGCTTTATGCTGCCCACCATTACTACAGCACCCACAATGATGAACATGAGTGCGGTGACGATTTCCATCGTCCGCATGCTAACTACTGAGTCATGGTTTGAATTCTCTGACATTCTTTACTCTTCTCTTATTCGATTACTAAAAAAATAAGACCTCACCATGAGGTCTTATTTCGTTGCCAATAATTACTTCGCCGTAAATCCAGCTTCTTTCATCAACTGAGCATGAGTCGCATCTGCCTTCTCGAGCCAGTTTGTAAACTCTTTACCGGTCATAAAGGTTTGATTGAATGCGCCATCAGCCATAAACTTCTTCCACTCGGCGGTCTCACGGACTTTTTTGAACAAGTCAATATAGAAGTCCACTTGAGCTTGAGTTACTCCAGGCGGCATGAAAATGCCACGTAACATCAGATAGTCGGTATTTACACCCACTTCACGGCAGGTGGGAACATCGTTCCACGACAAGGTTGGAGTAATCTTTTCTTTATAAGGCATACGCTGCGTATCAAATACGCACTGGGCAGTTAAAGTACCAGCACGCCACTGAGCAACGGCTTCAATTGGATTATTGACTGTGGAGTCAACATGATTTCCCACCAACTGCACCGCTACAGCACCGC is a window from the Polynucleobacter sp. HIN11 genome containing:
- a CDS encoding tripartite tricarboxylate transporter TctB family protein, coding for MSENSNHDSVVSMRTMEIVTALMFIIVGAVVMVGSIKLGAKWGSDGPESGYFPFYLSLIILVCSSVTLIQSIRAKELSEESFVEKEPFRQVMAVLIPAALFVLGVQLIGIYVAGVIYITFFMVWLGKYAVWKALAVGLGVSIVLYMMFEYWFQIPLPHGSLFNPLAIIGLK